The following DNA comes from Nitrospira sp..
TGTTCGCCCCGGCCAATTTTCGAATCGGCGTGTAGGCCATGAACATCGCCGTCAGAAACGAAAAGAAGGCGCCCGGCGTCATACTGCCATGAAGCACCAGATAGCCGCCGTACCAGATAATCACGGCCACGCCGACCACGCCGATCACTTCCATATGGGACGACCCGATCGACCACACTTGATTGGCCTTCAGCGTCGTACTCAAGAAGGCCCGATTGCTCAGCTCGAATCGGGCGGCCTCCGCCTCTTCGCGACGGAAGGCCTTGACCATCCGGATCCCGGAGAGGGTTTCCTGCACCGTCGAGGACATGTCCCCCATCCGCTCCTGCCCGCTGGTCGCCAATGCCCGCAGGCGCCGACCCATCCGGGACATCGTGAGAACGGCGAGCGGAATGACAATGATCGACAATCCCGCCAGCTGCCAGTTTTGATAGACGATGACGCCGAGCATCACGATAAACGTCAAGGCGTGCTGAAAAATATCTTTCAGGACATTGGAGACGGCATTCGCCATCAGGCCCACATCGTTGACCACACGGGAGACCAAGCGGCCCGACGTATTGGCGTCATGATAGCCGACCGGCAACCGCATCAGATGGAGAAACAGCGCCTGGCGAATGTCGGCGATCACCCGATTGCCGACGTAGTTCATGAGATAGGTCTGTCCGTAGCTGAAGAAGGCTTTGACGATCGACACCGCCAGGAGCGCAAGCGGGAGCACCACTAAGAGCGACTCGTTCTTCTCGATGAAAATCCCGTCCAGCACCGGCTTGACCAACCAGGCATAGACGCCGGACAACGCCGCCACCATGCCGGAACAGACAATCGCCGCGACAAACCGGCCCCGATAGGGCCGGACATATTTCAATAACCGAAGAAATCGGTCTACGCTCGACATGCGTTCAACACCACCTGGGCTGCTCTACGGGAAGCGCCGGGCTCCCCGAGGCTCGCTTTCACCGCCTGTAGACTTCGCTTCATCTCATCATACGCGGCAGGGTCATCCAGCAACCGCCGGGCTTCATGATACACCCTTGCGCCCGTGGCTTCATGTTGAATCAACTCCGTCACCACCGTCCGCCCGGCGACCAGATTGACCAGACCGATCCACTTCACTCGAATCAGCAACCGGGCCAAACGATAGGTCAACCAGGAATGCGCCTGATAGAGCAGCACCATCGGCGTTCCGACGACCGCGGCCTGCAGCGTCGCAGTCCCCGACGCCACGAAGAGCAGATCCGCGGCCGCCATGACCTCGCTCGCCTGTTCCGCGACCACCTTCACCGGGGCCGAGCTTTTCTGCAGCAACGGCTGAATGAGATCATCGGCAATCGTCGAGGCCTGCGCCATGAGAAATTGCGTCGTCGGGTCGTCGCGCAGCAAACGCTCCGCCGCTTCCAAAAGAATCGGGAGATGCAGGCGCACCTCAGCCGACCGGCTTCCCGGCAAGAGCGCGATGACCCGGCCGCTCCGCTGCAACCCGAAGTGTTCGCGCAGCTTCGCCTGATCATAGTGCGGAGCCACGGCATCCAGAAGCGGATGGCCGACAAAGGTACAGGGCAAGCCGACCTTCCGATACAGCTCCGGTTCGAACGGAAGAATCACCATCACCTGATCGACACGCTGTTGAATATATTTCATCCGGCCCGGCCGCCAGGCCCAGATCTGCGGCGCGATATAATAGATCACCCGCAGCCCGGCCGATTTGGCAAACCAGGCGTAGCGCAGATTGAGCCCGGGATTGTCGATGAAGACCACGGCATCCCACCGCTCGGACCGGAGCAGCCGGCGCATGGCGGCAAATCGTCGGATGATCGCGCGCAGGGCCGAGAACCCGACGATCCCCATCACATCGAGATGCCCGAACCCTTCCACCAGCTGCACGCCGGCGGACTTCATGGCCGCCCCGCCGACGCCCACTAATCGGACAGTGGGATCGAGTTCCTGAAGCGCCCGGGCCAGGTTGGCGCCATGCAGATCACCGGAAGCCTCTCCGGCTACGATCAAAATCCGCGACATCGACAGTCTCTCAGGTTGAAGGTCAGGTTACGCTGAACTGTCCGCGCCGGAAGGACCATTGGACCGACGACGCTGGCCGTCACCGTTCGGGCTGGGATTGCACACGCCCCGTATACTCAGCAATCGCAGCGAGAACCAGATGCGCCACATCCAGTGCCGCGGCCCCGTCCTCACCGGAGACCTCGGGCCGCGTTCCGGTGTGGATGGCCTGCACAAAGGACTCCAGCTGAAGCTTGAGCGGCTCGTCAGCGTTCCCCTGAAATGTTTCGGTATCGAGTTCAGGCGGTGCACCGGGCACGATGCGACGCCGTGAGATCACCGCCTGCCGGGTTTGAAAATCGATCGAGAGATACTGTTCCCGCTGAAACAGCCGCAACCGGCGCATCTTGTTCGTCGACACCCGACTCGCGGTGAGATTCGCCACACAGCCGCCACGGAACTGAATGCGGGCCTGGGCAATATCGATCGTCGGAGAGAGCACCGCGACGCCGGACGCACGCACCTCTTCGACCGGACCGGGATTGAACGAGAGCACGAGATCCAGGTCATGAATCATCAGATCCAACACCACGTCGACATCCGTCCCGCGCGGGCTGTAACTACTCTGTCGATGGCCCTCGATAAAGACCGGGCGCTTAATGTACGTCCGCATGGTCCGCATGATGGGATTGAAGCGTTCACTATGACCGACTTGCAACCGGCAACCCTTCGCCTTGGCGAGCGCCACCAGTTCATGCGCCTCGGCCGGCTGCACGGCAATCGGCTTCTCGACCAACACGTGTTTGCCGGCTTCGAGACACCGCTTGGCCACGGCATAGTGAGAGGACGTGGGCACGGCCACGCTGACCAGATCGACCGCTTTCAATAGTTCTTCGGGGCTGCGGTAGAACTGGGCGGCATGCCGTCCGGCGATTTCTTGCCCGCGCTCAGGACTCTGATCCGTGACGCCGACGAGTGTCACGCCGGGGATGGATGCATAGAGGCGCGCATGATGCTGCCCCAAATGTCCGACCCCGATAACGCCTGCCCGCAAATCCTTCACTGAGCGAGTATCCTCTCGTTCACTTATGTTTTGATCGGTTCAAGATGCTTGATCCCGACCACTGCAATGCCGGCCTGACGCGCCTTCTCCAAGAGCAGGTCCCGATCGAGCATCACGGTTCGCCCGGCTTCCACGGCTAAGACCGTGGCATTCACCGAGGCCATCACCTCGATCGTTCGCGGCCCGATAGCCGGCAAATCGAATCGGAGATCCTGTTGCGGCTTGCACCGTTTTACGACAACCGCGCCCTCTTTCGCCAATTCCCCGCCCCGCTTGATCGCGCCATCGGTCCCTTCGACCGCTTCGACGGCCACCACGACTTTGTCTTTGATCACGACACATTGTCCGATATCGAGACGCCCCATTTCATAGGCCATTTCCCAGCCGTATCGAATATTCTCCCACTCTTTTTTGGACGGCTCGCGAGAGGCAAGCGTTCCTTCTTCGACGAGGATGCCTTCAAGACCGAAGGTGGACTCGCAAATCGTAATCCCTTCCCGCTCGATCTCCGCCGCAATTTCCCTGAGAATGTCGTCGTCCCGCCAGAGCGCGACCCGCGCGAACAAGGCCAGCGCCCGCAGATCCGGCCGCACCGTGGTAAACACATGCGTCTTTTTGACGCCGCCCAACATGACCACGCGCTTCACGTTATCGCTCTTGAAGGCATTGATCAGCTTGTTCAGCTGCCCGATCTTCACCCAGTGGATGCTATCGACATGCTGCTCAAGTTCAGGCTCCGCCTCTCCCACATGGGCGACGGCCGACACAAAGTACCCCAATTTCTTGGCATTGTCGGCAAAGATAATCGGAAATCGCCCGTTCCCGGCGATCAGTCCGATCCGTTT
Coding sequences within:
- the msbA gene encoding lipid A export permease/ATP-binding protein MsbA, encoding MSSVDRFLRLLKYVRPYRGRFVAAIVCSGMVAALSGVYAWLVKPVLDGIFIEKNESLLVVLPLALLAVSIVKAFFSYGQTYLMNYVGNRVIADIRQALFLHLMRLPVGYHDANTSGRLVSRVVNDVGLMANAVSNVLKDIFQHALTFIVMLGVIVYQNWQLAGLSIIVIPLAVLTMSRMGRRLRALATSGQERMGDMSSTVQETLSGIRMVKAFRREEAEAARFELSNRAFLSTTLKANQVWSIGSSHMEVIGVVGVAVIIWYGGYLVLHGSMTPGAFFSFLTAMFMAYTPIRKLAGANNLIQQALSASERVFEVLDLETEQAQDRGTLVCQGVSDQIELRGVSLSYNGQTTPALTGVDLAIHAGEMVALVGSSGSGKSTLVSLLPRFYQPTSGQILLDGAPLESYTLASLRTQIGIVSQDVVLFDDTVASNIAFGRPGASPMDIEQAAKQAYAHDFISRLPEGYQTTIGERGVKLSGGERQRVAIARAILRDPPLLILDEATSALDTESERIVQLALANLMKNRTTVVIAHRLSTVQNATRIVVLDRGRVAEIGTHEELLRHNGLYQRLHAMQFQDVTNV
- the lpxB gene encoding lipid-A-disaccharide synthase, with amino-acid sequence MSRILIVAGEASGDLHGANLARALQELDPTVRLVGVGGAAMKSAGVQLVEGFGHLDVMGIVGFSALRAIIRRFAAMRRLLRSERWDAVVFIDNPGLNLRYAWFAKSAGLRVIYYIAPQIWAWRPGRMKYIQQRVDQVMVILPFEPELYRKVGLPCTFVGHPLLDAVAPHYDQAKLREHFGLQRSGRVIALLPGSRSAEVRLHLPILLEAAERLLRDDPTTQFLMAQASTIADDLIQPLLQKSSAPVKVVAEQASEVMAAADLLFVASGTATLQAAVVGTPMVLLYQAHSWLTYRLARLLIRVKWIGLVNLVAGRTVVTELIQHEATGARVYHEARRLLDDPAAYDEMKRSLQAVKASLGEPGASRRAAQVVLNACRA
- a CDS encoding Gfo/Idh/MocA family oxidoreductase, producing the protein MSEREDTRSVKDLRAGVIGVGHLGQHHARLYASIPGVTLVGVTDQSPERGQEIAGRHAAQFYRSPEELLKAVDLVSVAVPTSSHYAVAKRCLEAGKHVLVEKPIAVQPAEAHELVALAKAKGCRLQVGHSERFNPIMRTMRTYIKRPVFIEGHRQSSYSPRGTDVDVVLDLMIHDLDLVLSFNPGPVEEVRASGVAVLSPTIDIAQARIQFRGGCVANLTASRVSTNKMRRLRLFQREQYLSIDFQTRQAVISRRRIVPGAPPELDTETFQGNADEPLKLQLESFVQAIHTGTRPEVSGEDGAAALDVAHLVLAAIAEYTGRVQSQPER
- the lpxI gene encoding UDP-2,3-diacylglucosamine diphosphatase LpxI (LpxI, functionally equivalent to LpxH, replaces it in LPS biosynthesis in a minority of bacteria.); amino-acid sequence: MTTSMPAEDKRIGLIAGNGRFPIIFADNAKKLGYFVSAVAHVGEAEPELEQHVDSIHWVKIGQLNKLINAFKSDNVKRVVMLGGVKKTHVFTTVRPDLRALALFARVALWRDDDILREIAAEIEREGITICESTFGLEGILVEEGTLASREPSKKEWENIRYGWEMAYEMGRLDIGQCVVIKDKVVVAVEAVEGTDGAIKRGGELAKEGAVVVKRCKPQQDLRFDLPAIGPRTIEVMASVNATVLAVEAGRTVMLDRDLLLEKARQAGIAVVGIKHLEPIKT